The following coding sequences lie in one Spinacia oleracea cultivar Varoflay chromosome 1, BTI_SOV_V1, whole genome shotgun sequence genomic window:
- the LOC110799493 gene encoding cytosolic sulfotransferase 5-like: MAATNTKTQPPSKDDEMWFGFPMHFYQGFWLENMISENVDTFQTHFQANDTDIILASLPKTGTTWLKSLLFTIFNRKFYSDVSKHPLLTTTPHELVLQLEFDVYKNSLGCNPPNHTEIPSPRLFATHIPYLPLPESIKTSKCKIVYVCRNPFDNFISFCNYWIQFNINEGIKLDIDLMEEYLDKYCKGIVPFGPYEDHLLGYWKESLKNPEKVLFLEYEGMKKEPKSHLKRLAEFVGCPFSEEEEEGNVIDEIIELCSLKNLKEVEVNKSGKFFGRVGNKALFGKGEVGGWNNYLTPSMAKQFDQMLQKLKEAGFSFTHYKT; this comes from the coding sequence ATGGCAGCCACAAACACAAAAACCCAACCTCCATCTAAAGACGATGAAATGTGGTTTGGTTTTCCAATGCACTTTTATCAGGGATTTTGGCTAGAAAATATGATTTCTGAAAATGTAGAcacttttcaaactcattttCAAGCTAATGATACAGATATCATTTTAGCTAGCCTTCCCAAAACTGGCACAACATGGTTGAAATCCTTACTTTTTACCATTTTTAATAGGAAATTTTATTCTGATGTTTCTAAACACCCTTTGCTCACTACAACCCCTCATGAACTTGTCCTCCAACTGGAGTTTGACGTTTACAAAAATAGCCTTGGTTGTAACCCGCCAAATCACACTGAAATACCCTCACCTCGACTCTTTGCTACCCATATACCATATCTACCTTTGCCGGAATCTATCAAAACCTCCAAATGCAAAATTGTTTATGTTTGTCGAAATCCTTTTGacaatttcatttcattttgtaATTATTGGATTCAATTCAATATCAATGAGGGCATTAAGCTAGATATTGATCTCATGGAGGAATACTTGGATAAGTATTGTAAGGGCATAGTACCGTTTGGCCCGTATGAAGATCACTTGTTAGGATACTGGAAGGAAAGCCTGAAAAACCCGGAAAAGGTTTTGTTCTTGgaatatgaagggatgaagaAAGAACCGAAATCTCATTTGAAAAGGTTAGCGGAGTTTGTTGGTTGCCCGTTTtcggaggaggaagaagaaggaaaTGTTATTGATGAGATAATTGAGCTTTGTAGCCTTAAAAATTTGAAAGAAGTGGAAGTCAATAAGAGTGGCAAGTTCTTCGGTAGGGTTGGGAACAAGGCTTTGTTTGGGAAAGGAGAAGTGGGAGGTTGGAATAATTACTTGACTCCTTCAATGGCTAAACAATTTGATCAAATGCTACAAAAGCTTAAGGAGGCTGGATTTTCTTTTACACATTATAAAACATAA